One region of Flavobacterium sp. GSB-24 genomic DNA includes:
- a CDS encoding glycoside hydrolase family 28 protein, producing MKIKNILIILCFITGLNTAFANDGWLNILNEGGNNKGIKCTQAIQNAIEKASKNGGGTIFFPAGEYLTGALTLKSNITIHLDSGALLKFSENFDDYLPYVEMRYEGIVMKSFQPLFYAKDVENITITGRGVIDGQGKAWWNEVYRIETVKEPLPPTKYQTMWEEQNKGLYTEPYYKRTVDKKFFRPSFFQAYNCKNILIEGVTFQNSPFWTINPEFCDNVTVTGISIFNPHSPNTDGINPSSCTNVHISNCHISVGDDCITIKSGRDGDGRKYGKATENVTITNCTMLSGHGGVVIGSEMSGGIKKITISNCVFDGTDRGIRIKAARGRGGVVEDIRVDNIVMKNIKEEAIVLSLFYDKDTKVEPVTEKTPIFRNIHMSNITASNVNKAGQILGITEMPIQNITFSNINMDGKEGFTVNTATDVEFHDVKVNATIGSSFKISDSKNVILDNVGSSTPIKNVPVIKLDNVSNVLINNNFPFNATDVFIEANGKDTKNVFLKNNVFNNVTTSVKKGKDLDKKAITE from the coding sequence ATGAAAATCAAAAACATACTAATAATCCTCTGCTTCATAACTGGTCTTAACACCGCTTTCGCAAACGACGGCTGGTTAAACATTTTAAACGAAGGAGGAAATAATAAAGGAATAAAATGCACCCAAGCCATTCAAAATGCAATTGAAAAAGCTTCTAAAAATGGCGGAGGAACGATCTTTTTCCCTGCTGGGGAATATCTTACGGGAGCGTTAACACTAAAAAGCAACATCACAATTCATTTAGATTCAGGCGCACTTTTAAAGTTTTCAGAAAATTTTGATGACTATCTGCCTTACGTAGAAATGCGTTACGAAGGAATTGTAATGAAAAGTTTCCAGCCATTATTTTATGCTAAAGATGTAGAAAATATCACCATTACTGGAAGAGGCGTAATCGACGGACAAGGAAAAGCTTGGTGGAATGAAGTGTACCGAATCGAAACAGTCAAAGAACCGCTTCCTCCAACCAAATACCAAACGATGTGGGAAGAGCAAAACAAAGGCCTTTACACCGAGCCCTATTACAAAAGAACGGTTGATAAAAAATTCTTTAGACCTTCTTTTTTTCAGGCTTACAACTGTAAAAACATTTTAATAGAAGGCGTTACGTTTCAAAATTCACCTTTCTGGACCATCAATCCTGAGTTCTGTGATAATGTAACGGTAACCGGAATTTCGATTTTTAATCCGCATTCGCCAAATACAGACGGGATCAATCCTTCGTCTTGCACCAATGTTCATATTTCAAATTGTCATATCAGCGTTGGAGACGACTGCATTACCATTAAATCAGGAAGAGACGGCGACGGACGTAAATACGGAAAAGCTACTGAAAATGTTACGATTACCAATTGTACAATGTTAAGCGGTCATGGCGGCGTTGTTATTGGAAGTGAAATGTCGGGCGGAATCAAGAAAATCACGATTTCAAACTGTGTTTTCGACGGAACAGATCGCGGAATCCGTATCAAAGCAGCACGCGGACGAGGCGGTGTTGTAGAAGATATTCGTGTCGATAATATCGTAATGAAAAACATTAAAGAAGAAGCAATTGTACTAAGCCTTTTCTATGATAAAGACACCAAAGTAGAACCTGTAACCGAGAAAACACCGATTTTCAGAAACATTCACATGAGCAACATTACAGCTTCAAACGTGAACAAAGCAGGACAAATTTTAGGAATTACCGAAATGCCGATTCAGAACATCACTTTCTCCAACATCAATATGGACGGAAAAGAAGGCTTTACGGTAAACACGGCTACAGATGTTGAATTTCACGATGTAAAAGTAAATGCAACAATTGGTTCTTCTTTCAAAATATCAGATTCGAAAAATGTTATTTTAGACAATGTTGGATCTTCAACACCAATTAAAAATGTTCCGGTTATTAAATTAGATAATGTTTCTAATGTATTGATTAATAATAATTTTCCATTCAATGCTACGGATGTTTTCATCGAAGCAAACGGAAAAGACACAAAGAATGTTTTCCTAAAAAATAATGTTTTTAACAATGTAACAACATCAGTTAAAAAAGGAAAAGATTTAGATAAAAAAGCAATTACAGAATAG
- a CDS encoding glycoside hydrolase family 140 protein — MNLKIKYLYALSASFLLTAQSGFSQAVKTKDALPEIKISKNQHYFVTGDEKPFFWLGDTGWLAFGKLDRAGVDKYFKDRKEKGFNVVQVMVLHNINAVNVYGDPALINEDVSKPLLTAGNDFKDAKQYDYWDHVDYTLEVARKNGIYLAMVPVWGTNVSKGNKVSKEQAIEYAMFLANRYKNKTNVIWLNGGDTHGNEFQDIWNAIGNTLKTNNPNQLVTFHPFGRTDSSENFHNAKWLDFNMFQSGHRRYDQDSIKTNFKEDNYKFVLRDFELKPTKPTLDGEPSYEGIPHGLHDTLQPKWTANDVRRYGYWSVLSGVAGYTYGHNAVMQMFRKGDKPAYGNKELWTSAINAPGAKQMVYIKKLMEEFPFLEGVPDVSLVVNQGEKYDYIPAIRGEKYALFYTYNGRIIEAKLGKISSDKFEATWYNPRNGKKTKIGTFDNKGTQNFQPAGKKEDGNDWVLILRSI; from the coding sequence ATGAATCTGAAAATTAAATATTTATACGCCTTAAGTGCAAGCTTTTTATTGACAGCACAAAGCGGATTTTCGCAAGCTGTCAAAACAAAAGATGCCCTGCCTGAAATCAAAATTTCTAAAAATCAGCATTATTTTGTTACCGGAGATGAAAAACCATTTTTCTGGCTGGGCGACACAGGCTGGCTGGCATTCGGAAAATTAGACAGAGCAGGAGTAGACAAATATTTTAAAGACAGAAAAGAAAAAGGCTTCAATGTCGTTCAGGTGATGGTGCTGCATAATATTAATGCCGTTAACGTGTATGGCGATCCAGCTTTGATCAACGAAGACGTATCAAAACCATTGCTTACGGCGGGGAATGATTTTAAAGATGCAAAACAATACGATTATTGGGATCACGTAGATTATACATTAGAAGTCGCTCGCAAAAACGGAATTTATTTAGCAATGGTTCCGGTTTGGGGAACCAACGTTTCTAAAGGAAATAAAGTGAGCAAAGAACAAGCAATAGAATATGCAATGTTTTTGGCAAATCGATATAAAAACAAAACCAACGTAATTTGGTTAAACGGAGGCGATACGCACGGAAATGAATTTCAGGATATCTGGAACGCCATCGGGAATACTTTAAAAACCAACAATCCAAACCAATTAGTGACTTTTCACCCGTTTGGAAGAACGGATTCTTCGGAGAATTTCCACAACGCAAAATGGCTGGATTTCAATATGTTCCAATCAGGACACAGAAGATACGATCAGGATTCAATAAAAACGAATTTCAAAGAAGACAATTACAAATTTGTTCTAAGAGATTTCGAATTAAAACCAACAAAACCTACGCTTGACGGAGAACCATCTTACGAAGGAATTCCACACGGTTTACACGATACTCTACAACCAAAATGGACAGCAAATGATGTTCGCCGTTACGGATATTGGTCAGTTCTATCAGGCGTAGCAGGTTATACGTACGGACACAACGCTGTAATGCAAATGTTTAGAAAAGGCGATAAACCAGCGTACGGAAACAAAGAATTATGGACATCGGCCATTAATGCACCAGGAGCAAAGCAGATGGTTTATATTAAAAAACTGATGGAGGAATTTCCATTTTTAGAAGGAGTTCCAGATGTTTCATTAGTAGTTAACCAAGGAGAAAAATACGATTACATTCCGGCAATAAGAGGGGAAAAATATGCTTTGTTTTACACTTACAACGGTAGAATAATTGAAGCCAAATTAGGAAAAATTTCCAGCGATAAATTCGAAGCAACTTGGTACAATCCAAGAAATGGCAAGAAAACTAAAATAGGAACATTTGATAATAAAGGAACTCAAAATTTTCAGCCAGCAGGAAAAAAAGAAGACGGTAATGACTGGGTTTTGATTTTACGTTCTATTTAG
- a CDS encoding DUF6298 domain-containing protein, with protein sequence MNFIQLKNIIPSSKNTLFLMCTALFFNAKITAQTNFPDIIKTKEGKLSFTKDNKGNQIPDFSYAGYMASEKAIPNVENKIFVPKQEEDATQRIQAAIDYVSNLKPNKSGFRGAVLLDKGTFKINGTLFIKKSGVILRGSGNNENGTILLGTGLKREAVIRVLGIDDKKLGETFEFNTNYTPLGTKTIQLKNASKLKPSDEIIITKPLTDNWIKELKMDDFGAETGWVGWKKNDWDITWNRVVTKINGNEVTLNTPLTMALDDVYGTAKVNTYSWPGRIEQIGIENILLKSAYDTSKPKDEEHRWFGISIENTRNAWVKQVSFKHFAGGAVSVLKSAQQITVEDCIATEPVSEIAGFRRHTFYTEGQQTLFQRCYSEYGYHDFAVGGFGTTGPNVFIQCESFLPFNNSGAIGSWATGVLFEVSYIDGHALSYNNREQNGRGAGWTAANSVIWETSASKIECYNPPTANNWAFGTWGGIMAGDGHWKDVNGHISPRSLFYAQLETRLGALPVKPFIYDLGSEPSSSPAVEVAQELTKSSVAPKQSLVEWIAEVSKANPINTNNSGLKNANDLKINSTQNTISDKKVTTKNGWLTYDNKVIAGNRLSVPWWRGSLRDSDISKSVPDVTRFVPGRTGTGFTDNINDVSDYLNTNNMVALEHNYGLWYERRMDDHERVRRFDADVWPPFYEQPFARSGQDLAWDQLSKYDLTKFNDWYWERLSLFANAAEANGQLLVNQQYFQHNIIEAGAHWSSSPWRSANNINSTGFPEPPPYAGDKRIFMAEQFYDVTNSARRKLHQGFIRKSLDNFAENSNVIQLTSAEYTGPLHFMEFWLDEVQKWKDETGKKAIIGLSATKDVQDAILNDAKRAKTVDVIDIRYWYYKEDGSAYAPEGGKNLAPRQHARKLKTGKETDNQVYRAVREYREKYPEKVILYSTDGSPRFGWPALMAGASLANIPKIELPEFYTALSEMKLVDGNTFSDNLWKLENKGKSYLFYLKTDQDISIDLSNEKGTFEVYTINAATGTFNKKANISGGKQVTIPQAEIKEKVLFVFKKN encoded by the coding sequence TTGAATTTTATCCAATTAAAAAATATAATTCCTTCTTCTAAGAATACATTATTTCTAATGTGTACAGCTTTGTTTTTTAATGCAAAAATCACAGCACAAACCAATTTCCCTGATATTATCAAAACCAAAGAAGGAAAACTTTCTTTCACAAAAGATAATAAAGGAAACCAAATTCCTGATTTTTCTTATGCAGGATATATGGCATCAGAAAAAGCAATTCCGAATGTTGAGAATAAAATTTTTGTTCCAAAACAAGAAGAAGATGCAACTCAAAGAATTCAGGCGGCGATTGATTACGTAAGTAATTTAAAACCAAACAAATCAGGTTTTCGCGGAGCAGTTCTTTTAGACAAAGGAACTTTTAAAATTAACGGAACATTATTCATCAAGAAATCAGGCGTTATTTTACGCGGAAGCGGCAATAATGAAAACGGAACCATTCTTTTAGGAACCGGATTGAAAAGAGAAGCTGTAATTAGAGTTTTAGGAATTGACGATAAAAAACTCGGTGAAACCTTTGAATTCAATACCAATTATACGCCGCTTGGAACCAAAACAATTCAATTAAAAAATGCTTCAAAATTAAAACCATCAGATGAAATTATCATCACAAAACCTTTAACCGATAATTGGATTAAAGAGTTAAAAATGGATGATTTTGGTGCAGAAACTGGCTGGGTTGGTTGGAAAAAAAATGACTGGGATATTACCTGGAACAGAGTTGTAACCAAAATCAATGGGAATGAAGTAACTCTAAATACACCACTAACAATGGCTTTAGACGATGTTTACGGAACTGCAAAAGTAAACACGTATTCTTGGCCGGGAAGAATCGAGCAAATCGGAATCGAAAATATTTTGTTGAAATCAGCTTATGATACTTCAAAACCAAAAGACGAAGAACACAGATGGTTCGGAATCAGCATTGAAAACACAAGAAATGCCTGGGTAAAACAAGTTAGTTTTAAACATTTTGCAGGAGGAGCCGTTTCGGTATTAAAATCGGCACAGCAAATTACAGTTGAAGACTGTATCGCTACCGAACCCGTTTCTGAAATTGCAGGTTTTAGACGTCATACTTTTTATACAGAAGGACAGCAGACCTTATTTCAACGCTGTTATTCAGAGTATGGTTACCACGATTTTGCAGTAGGCGGCTTTGGGACAACAGGACCTAATGTATTTATTCAATGCGAATCATTTTTACCATTCAATAACAGTGGCGCCATCGGAAGCTGGGCCACAGGAGTTTTATTTGAGGTTTCTTATATAGACGGTCACGCTTTAAGTTACAATAATAGAGAGCAAAATGGAAGAGGGGCAGGATGGACTGCTGCCAATAGTGTGATTTGGGAAACATCGGCATCAAAAATAGAATGTTACAATCCGCCAACAGCAAACAACTGGGCTTTTGGAACTTGGGGTGGCATTATGGCTGGAGATGGGCATTGGAAAGATGTAAACGGGCATATTAGCCCGAGAAGTTTATTTTATGCACAATTAGAAACTCGTTTAGGAGCACTTCCTGTGAAACCGTTTATTTATGATTTAGGTTCAGAACCATCATCAAGCCCTGCTGTTGAAGTGGCTCAGGAATTAACTAAAAGTTCAGTCGCTCCAAAACAAAGTTTAGTAGAATGGATTGCAGAAGTTTCAAAAGCAAATCCAATCAATACAAACAATTCAGGACTCAAAAATGCGAATGATTTAAAAATAAATTCGACACAAAATACAATTTCAGATAAAAAAGTAACCACAAAAAATGGATGGCTTACTTATGACAATAAGGTAATTGCCGGAAATAGATTAAGCGTGCCGTGGTGGCGTGGAAGTCTAAGAGATAGTGATATTTCTAAATCAGTTCCGGATGTTACAAGATTCGTTCCCGGACGAACCGGAACCGGATTTACAGATAATATTAATGACGTATCAGATTATTTGAATACCAATAATATGGTTGCTTTAGAGCACAATTACGGCTTGTGGTACGAAAGAAGAATGGACGATCACGAAAGAGTTCGCCGTTTTGATGCCGATGTTTGGCCGCCGTTTTACGAACAGCCATTTGCCAGAAGCGGTCAGGATTTGGCTTGGGATCAATTAAGCAAATACGATTTAACAAAATTCAATGATTGGTACTGGGAGCGTTTATCGCTTTTTGCGAATGCGGCAGAAGCGAATGGACAATTGTTAGTCAATCAGCAATATTTTCAGCATAATATTATCGAAGCAGGAGCACACTGGTCAAGTTCACCGTGGCGATCGGCAAACAATATAAACAGCACTGGTTTTCCAGAGCCACCGCCTTACGCAGGAGACAAGCGTATTTTCATGGCAGAGCAGTTTTACGATGTTACGAATTCCGCAAGAAGAAAATTACACCAAGGCTTCATCAGAAAATCGTTGGATAATTTTGCAGAAAACAGCAACGTAATTCAGTTAACAAGCGCCGAATACACAGGTCCGCTGCACTTTATGGAATTCTGGCTGGACGAAGTTCAAAAATGGAAAGACGAAACTGGTAAAAAAGCAATCATTGGTTTAAGTGCTACAAAAGATGTTCAGGATGCTATTTTAAACGATGCCAAAAGAGCCAAAACAGTAGATGTCATTGACATTCGTTATTGGTATTACAAAGAAGACGGATCAGCTTATGCACCAGAAGGCGGTAAAAATTTAGCACCAAGACAACACGCCAGAAAATTAAAAACCGGAAAAGAAACTGATAATCAGGTGTATCGTGCCGTGCGTGAATACCGAGAAAAATATCCTGAAAAGGTAATTTTATATTCAACCGACGGCTCACCAAGATTTGGATGGCCGGCTTTAATGGCGGGCGCTTCATTAGCAAACATTCCAAAAATCGAACTTCCTGAGTTTTATACCGCTTTAAGCGAAATGAAATTAGTAGATGGAAACACTTTTTCAGACAATCTATGGAAATTAGAAAACAAAGGAAAAAGCTATCTTTTTTATCTCAAAACCGATCAAGATATTTCAATCGATTTATCAAACGAAAAAGGAACTTTTGAAGTATACACAATAAACGCAGCAACAGGAACTTTCAACAAAAAAGCAAATATCAGCGGAGGAAAACAAGTAACAATTCCACAAGCTGAAATAAAAGAAAAAGTACTTTTTGTTTTTAAAAAGAATTAA